GGCAACGTATCGTGATCCGCGTTCTTGGTGTCGTCTTCTATCTATTGGTACGTCTGATCGGAGCGACCATCAGGTTTGAAACCAGAGGCATCGAACGTTTTGATGAGGTCGCGGCCGCAGGAAAGATACCGATCTACTGTTTTTGGCACGACCGCATCGTTTCGGGGACCTACTATTTTCGAGGTCGCGGCATCATCGTTCTGTCGTCGTCGAGTTTCGACAGCGAATATACGGCACGCTGCATACAGCGTTTCGGCTTTGGAATTATCAAAGGCTCGTCAACACGCGGCGGCGTCCAGGCTCTGGTCAATATGATCAGAATGATGAAGCAAGGCTACGCGATGGCGTTTACTTCCGACGGTCCGAAAGGGCCGCGTTATGTCGCGAAAGCCGGACCCGTCCTTCTTGCAAAAAAGACGGGCAATCCGCTCATACCATTCGTATTTGAATGCATGCGGTTTCGCACGATAAAAAGCTGGGACCGTCTGCAGATACCGTTGCCTTTTACTCGGGCAGCGGTCATCGTCGGTGAACCGATATACGTTGACGCAAAAGCTAATGATGCCGAGATCGAGGCGAAACAGATAGAATTTCAAGCATCGCTGGACAACCTTGTAGCCGCCGGCGAACGCTGGCGGCTGAACGGCGGTCAGTTTTCCGATTGAACTATTTCGCCTTCGCCCTCAGGATGTTCGATCGACAGAAATCTCGCCGCGAGCAGCACATATGCGATCCAGATCGCATCTGCCAATAGCAAATGCCC
This sequence is a window from Acidobacteriota bacterium. Protein-coding genes within it:
- a CDS encoding lysophospholipid acyltransferase family protein, which gives rise to MTTESETPYTFGSLERFAFGQRIVIRVLGVVFYLLVRLIGATIRFETRGIERFDEVAAAGKIPIYCFWHDRIVSGTYYFRGRGIIVLSSSSFDSEYTARCIQRFGFGIIKGSSTRGGVQALVNMIRMMKQGYAMAFTSDGPKGPRYVAKAGPVLLAKKTGNPLIPFVFECMRFRTIKSWDRLQIPLPFTRAAVIVGEPIYVDAKANDAEIEAKQIEFQASLDNLVAAGERWRLNGGQFSD